The Peptococcaceae bacterium genome contains a region encoding:
- a CDS encoding aspartate/glutamate racemase family protein, which produces MRIWHQSITDLSRLPQYRRNLSEHAAKVLSPDTTVVPHGMPVGVYGTRAPTDASQFPYIEFLCERLICEAALAAEREGFDAMAIGCYYDPGLRLARSLVDIPVVGITETSMLIACSLGKKFGVVTICPPIRDHLLDSVDEYGLSERMSSIISMDPPITEYAMEGDEQAARAVEESFLQACRQVIAEGADVIIPGEGVLNEFAFRRGITSCDGAPIIDGNAALWNYATMLANLRRTTGLVVSRRFTYAKPPRELLEESRAFHHLRPLTSEDFS; this is translated from the coding sequence ATGCGCATCTGGCACCAGAGCATAACAGACCTCAGCAGGCTGCCGCAATACCGCCGCAACCTTTCTGAGCACGCCGCAAAGGTGTTGAGCCCGGATACAACCGTTGTCCCGCACGGTATGCCGGTTGGGGTTTACGGTACAAGGGCGCCCACCGACGCGTCACAGTTCCCGTATATTGAGTTCCTTTGCGAGCGCCTGATCTGCGAGGCAGCTCTTGCGGCGGAACGCGAGGGATTTGACGCCATGGCGATTGGGTGCTACTATGACCCAGGACTGAGGTTAGCCCGTTCCCTGGTGGACATCCCGGTAGTCGGCATCACGGAGACCTCCATGCTTATTGCCTGCTCTTTGGGTAAAAAGTTCGGGGTGGTGACCATATGCCCTCCAATACGGGATCACCTCCTCGACAGCGTCGACGAATACGGTCTTTCAGAACGGATGTCTTCCATCATTTCCATGGACCCGCCGATCACCGAATACGCAATGGAAGGTGACGAGCAGGCGGCGCGCGCCGTTGAGGAATCGTTTCTCCAGGCTTGCCGCCAGGTTATTGCGGAAGGAGCGGATGTAATCATCCCGGGGGAAGGGGTGCTCAATGAGTTCGCTTTCCGGCGCGGCATCACATCCTGCGACGGGGCCCCCATTATCGACGGGAACGCCGCGCTATGGAACTATGCGACGATGCTGGCAAACCTGCGCCGGACAACAGGACTGGTGGTCAGCCGCCGGTTCACCTATGCAAAGCCCCCGCGGGAACTGCTTGAGGAATCGCGTGCCTTCCACCACCTACGCCCGCTGACCAGTGAAGACTTCAGTTAG